One genomic window of Tetrapisispora phaffii CBS 4417 chromosome 13, complete genome includes the following:
- the MPS1 gene encoding serine/threonine/tyrosine protein kinase MPS1 (similar to Saccharomyces cerevisiae MPS1 (YDL028C); ancestral locus Anc_3.162) encodes MVLNDNTRFSKSGGIRNDTIQTYNNDSDSDEKLTVLPKLSNFGSALISEKNENITRNSLTNSSISMSSNYNQINTLTKNNEIGTINSNFNNGQIASPKFKGIKNLIDQEMTVKHNERRKGRRIFRKIELNSLGKAKRTNLDYTIAPSHMTEVNYDQYQENDHKTFESMNDMENDIPKYKTTTDSILSNNKSTDNLAGKNSKNHVTTPSSSFGSTLYSSTTNPFTDSNTYNHSNTSLPNTMIDYNLIEIGDLNPFQVLKKYNLPSTELATISKLYFEKQKEENRKNIMKKRSVSKEGFMTSISSNSVSSKISRQSSFHTTTNNRHSSMVSKQDTNAILMNTTSTRSDEKVMKPLNEYEPDRKVLASIDINKNINVNAIEKKRPVEHQYSYEKSKIHISESRESQSSTVEKPHTFQDNKEGQKIVKKVEIVEPPTSMTNRKSSKSIVSVNDIEYERIELLGRGGSSKVYKVKNTNNNRVYALKRVVFDEFDDTSVDAFKGEIELLKKLENEKRVVKLIQYQMDNGVLYLVMECGDHDLSQILNQRANMPLDVDFIRYYSREMLKCVKVVHDAGIVHSDLKPANFVLVKGILKIIDFGIANAVPDHTVNIYRDTQIGTPNYMAPEALVALNEVSNVEKKNRWRVGKPSDIWSCGCIMYQMFYGRPPYGAFQNQNRLLAIMNPEVKIVFSEKTSKNERVPKSALDTMKACLIRSPEKRWTADEILDASFLNPVLVTPYIVRDLIRNAVYYGSDQGQVSEDKITELADDVLNRLADFRL; translated from the coding sequence ATGGTGTTGAATGATAATACTAGATTTTCGAAGTCAGGGGGAATTCGAAATGATACTATACAGActtataataatgattccGATTCAGATGAAAAGTTAACAGTGTTACCAAAGTTAAGTAACTTTGGATCCGCATTAATATCAGAAAAGAATGAGAATATAACAAGAAATTCATTAACCAACTCTAGCATATCTATGAGTAGTAACtataatcaaattaataCTCTTACGaagaataatgaaattggaACTAtaaattctaattttaataacgGTCAGATAGCGTCACCGAAATTCAAAGGAATTAAAAATCTTATAGATCAAGAAATGACTGTTAAACATAATGAGAGAAGAAAAGGAAGAAGAATCTTTAGGAAAATAGAATTAAATTCCTTGGGTAAGGCCAAGAGAACAAATTTAGATTACACAATAGCACCATCCCATATGACAGAAGTTAATTATGATCAATATCAAGAGAACGACCACAAAACATTCGAAAGTATGAATGACATGGAAAATGACATACCGAAATATAAGACAACAACTGATAGTATActaagtaataataaatcaacagATAATTTAGCAGGTAAAAACTCAAAAAATCATGTCACTACTCCATCATCCTCTTTTGGTTCTACGTTATATTCATCAACTACTAATCCCTTCACAGATTCCAATACATATAATCATTCAAATACAAGCCTACCAAATACAATGATAGATTATAATTTGATTGAAATAGGAGACTTGAATCCTTTCCAggttttaaaaaaatacaatttaCCATCCACTGAGTTAGCAACTATctcaaaattatattttgaaaaacaaaaagaagagaatagaaaaaatataatgaaaaaaagaTCTGTTTCGAAGGAGGGTTTCATGACATCAATTTCATCCAATTCAGTATCATCTAAGATTTCTCGTCAAAGTTCATTCCATACAACAACTAATAATCGTCATAGTTCAATGGTATCCAAACAAGATACTAATGCCATTTTAATGAATACAACTTCTACTCGTTCAGATGAAAAAGTCATGAAACCACTTAATGAATATGAACCTGACAGAAAGGTTTTGGCATCAATAGacataaataaaaatattaatgtcAATGCCATTGAGAAAAAAAGACCTGTTGAACATCAATATTCTTATGAAAAATCCAAAATACATATCTCTGAATCAAGAGAATCCCAAAGTTCAACTGTTGAAAAACCTCACACTTTTCAGGATAACAAAGAAGGACAAAAAATAGTTAAAAAGGTTGAAATTGTAGAGCCTCCAACATCAATGACGAATAGGAAATCTTCTAAGAGTATTGTTTCAGTTAATGACATAGAATATGAAAGAATTGAACTACTCGGAAGGGGTGGTTCATCTAAGGTATACAAGGTTAAGAATACAAACAACAATAGAGTATATGCATTAAAGAGGGTtgtatttgatgaattcGATGATACTAGTGTTGATGCATTCAAAGGGGAAATTGAGTTATTAAAAAAGcttgaaaatgaaaaaagagTAGTTaaattgattcaatatcaaatgGATAATGGTGTATTATATTTGGTAATGGAATGTGGTGATCATGATTTATCCCAAATTCTTAACCAGAGAGCTAATATGCCATTAGATGTTGATTTTATTCGTTATTACTCTCGAGAAATGTTAAAATGTGTCAAAGTGGTTCACGATGCAGGCATCGTCCACTCTGATCTTAAACCAGctaattttgttttagtGAAAGGTATactaaaaattattgattttggtATTGCCAACGCTGTACCTGACCATACCGTGAACATTTATCGTGATACACAGATTGGGACACCAAATTACATGGCACCTGAAGCGTTAGTGGCTTTGAACGAAGTTAGTAACgttgaaaaaaagaatagaTGGAGAGTAGGGAAACCATCAGATATTTGGTCATGTGGATGTATCATGTACCAAATGTTTTATGGTAGGCCACCATACGGTGCATTTCAGAATCAAAACAGATTATTAGCCATAATGAATCCTGAAGTTAAAATAGTATTTTCAGAAAAAACTTCTAAGAATGAAAGGGTACCAAAGTCTGCTCTTGATACGATGAAGGCATGCTTGATAAGGAGCCCAGAGAAAAGGTGGACTGCAGATGAGATCTTAGATGCATCTTTCCTGAACCCTGTTTTAGTCACTCCTTATATAGTACGTGATTTAATCCGAAATGCCGTATATTATGGTTCTGATCAAGGACAAGTATCGGAAGATAAAATAACGGAACTCGCAGATGATGTTCTTAATCGATTAGCGGACTTTAGATTGTAA
- the DBP10 gene encoding ATP-dependent RNA helicase DBP10 (similar to Saccharomyces cerevisiae DBP10 (YDL031W); ancestral locus Anc_3.159) codes for MSRSVNKRSMSADSDDSDFEDNGVDIAKSIAFNASGSDSSDDSDEEDDFKVDDGVQDLIEYSDEETTEKEVKKTKKASNPFPLLEMSDDEDDKNSKNSAFNDDADDVNDYFSTNMQDKSKHKKGSFPSFGLSKLILSNINKKGFRQPTPIQRKTIPLILQRRDIVGMARTGSGKTAAFILPMIEKLKTHSGKIGARAVILSPSRELAMQTHKVFKDFSRGSQLRSVLLTGGDSLEEQFSMMMSNPDVIVATPGRFMHLKVEMGLDLKTVEYVVFDEADRLFEMGFQEQLNELLASLPMNRQTLLFSATLPNSLVDFAKAGLTNPVLVRLDAESKISENLQLAFFSTKNEEREATLLYILQDVIDLQIGTEEEIKKLTASNKRSDEIDSDNEREQADRKLNKKKKFEKFIKPKLPSANELPSEKATIVFVPTRHHVEYISNLLKDCGYLVSYLYGTLDQHARKHQLFNFRAGLTSILVVTDVAARGVDIPMLANVINYSLPASSKIFVHRVGRTARAGNKGWAYSIASETELPYLLDLELFLGKKILLTQMYEATCSLAKNKWIAAGNEEYTFQPPKPSYTDRMILGSCPRLELENIGDLYKNIMSASFDLQMAKKTSLKAEKLYFRTRTAASPESIKRGKELIASGWDEQHIMFGKNVEKEKLDFLSKFQNRNNKETVFEFGRNPTDATAVLMNRRRRQLAPIQRKAVERRKLLEKERLAGLSHALEDEILKGEDHESGYTISKEALAAFEDADKLLQEQEKKKRKPKTYKDPQFFLSHYAPAKDIQDKQLNLTSGFTNDAAQAAYDLNNDDKVQVHKQTANIKWDKGRKKYVNINGLDNKKYIIGEGGQKIPASFKSGRFDEWSKARHIKPLKAGVREDSIPTNLLADVTGPSDGSRTFGGRFKHKQNKAPRLPDKHRDDYESQKKKVQNALERGVQVKGYNNRNSVKSELKTVAQIRKERMVNENKQKKNARPSKKRKY; via the coding sequence ATGTCTCGTTCAGTGAATAAAAGGTCTATGTCTGCGGACAGCGATGACAGTGATTTCGAAGATAATGGAGTCGATATTGCTAAAAGTATTGCTTTTAATGCAAGTGGAAGTGATAGTAGTGATGATTCAGATGAAGAGGACGATTTTAAAGTCGATGACGGTGTGCAGGATTTGATTGAGTATAGTGATGAGGAAACCACTGAGAAAGAGGTTAAGAAGACTAAAAAAGCTTCTAATCCTTTTCCTTTATTAGAAATGtcagatgatgaagatgataaaaattctaaaaatAGTGCATTTAATGATGATGCTGATGATGTGaatgattatttttctACCAACATGCAGGATAAGTCCAAACATAAGAAAGGTAGTTTCCCAAGTTTCGGTTTATCAAAActtattttatcaaatatcaataaGAAAGGTTTTAGGCAACCAACTCCTATTCAACGTAAAACCATTCCATTGATTCTGCAGAGAAGAGATATTGTTGGTATGGCGAGAACAGGTTCTGGTAAGACCGCTGCTTTCATTTTGCCTatgattgaaaaattaaagacaCATTCAGGCAAGATCGGTGCTCGTGCCGTTATTTTATCACCATCAAGAGAATTAGCTATGCAGACTCATAAAGTTTTCAAAGACTTCTCCAGAGGATCTCAATTAAGAAGTGTCCTATTAACCGGTGGTGACTCCTTAGAGGAGCAATTCAGTATGATGATGTCAAACCCAGATGTTATAGTGGCTACTCCAGGTAGATTTATGCACTTAAAAGTTGAAATGGGTTTAGATTTGAAAACTGTTGAATATGTAGTATTCGATGAAGCTGATagattatttgaaatgGGTTTCCAAGAACagttaaatgaattattgGCCTCGTTGCCAATGAACAGGCaaactttattattctCTGCGACTTTACCAAATTCATTAGTCGATTTTGCTAAAGCTGGTCTAACAAATCCTGTATTGGTTAGATTAGATGCCGAATCAAAGATATCAGAAAATTTACAACTTGCATTTTTCAGTACGAAGAATGAAGAGAGAGAAGCAACTTTACTTTACATTTTACAAGATGTCATCGATTTACAAATAGGTAcggaagaagaaataaagaaattgacTGCATCCAATAAGAGAAGTGATGAAATAGATTCAGATAATGAAAGGGAACAAGCTGACAGAAAACTtaataagaagaaaaaattcgagaaatttattaaaccAAAATTACCTTCTGCAAATGAATTACCTTCTGAAAAAGCTACAATTGTCTTCGTACCAACACGTCATCATGTCGaatatatttctaatttGTTAAAAGATTGTGGTTATTTGGTCTCTTATCTGTATGGTACATTGGACCAGCACGCTCGTAAACATCAATTATTCAACTTCAGAGCCGGTTTAACTTCAATCCTGGTTGTCACTGATGTTGCTGCAAGAGGTGTGGATATTCCAATGTTAGCTAATGTCATTAATTATTCTTTACCAGCTTCATCCAAAATCTTTGTCCATCGTGTAGGTAGAACAGCAAGAGCAGGTAATAAAGGTTGGGCATATTCAATTGCTTCAGAAACTGAATTACCATACTTACTGGATTTAGAACTATTTCTTGGTAAGAAAATTCTATTAACACAAATGTATGAAGCCACCTGTTCTTTAGCCAAAAATAAGTGGATTGCAGCAGGTAATGAAGAATACACTTTCCAACCACCAAAACCATCGTATACTGATAGAATGATTCTTGGTTCATGTCCACGTctagaattagaaaatattggtGATCTATATAAGAATATCATGTCAGCTAGTTTTGACTTGCAAATGGCGAAAAAAACTTCTTTAAAAGCTGAAAAGTTATACTTCAGAACACGTACAGCTGCATCACCAGAATCAATTAAAAGAGGCAAAGAGCTTATTGCCTCTGGATGGGATGAACAGCATATTATGTTTGGGAAAAATGtcgaaaaagaaaaacttGATTTCTTATcaaagtttcaaaatagaaacaataaagaaactgtttttgaatttggtAGAAATCCTACAGATGCAACAGCAGTTTTAATGaatagaagaagaagacaATTAGCTCCAATACAGAGAAAGGCAGTCGAAAGACGTAAGCTGCTTGAGAAAGAAAGATTAGCAGGTCTATCGCATGCATTAGAGGATGAAATTCTAAAGGGTGAAGATCATGAAAGCGGTTACACTATTTCTAAAGAGGCATTAGCTGCATTTGAGGATGCTGATAAGCTATTGCAAGAACaagagaaaaagaagagaaaacCAAAAACCTATAAAGATCCTCAATTTTTCTTGAGTCATTACGCACCAGCTAAGGATATTCAAGACAAGCAGTTGAACTTAACTAGTGGTTTCACTAATGATGCTGCTCAAGCTGCATatgatttgaataatgatGACAAAGTACAAGTTCATAAGCAGACAGCTAATATTAAATGGGATAAGGGTAGGAAGAAGTATGTCAATATTAATGGTCTTGACAAcaagaaatatattattggtGAAGGTGGCCAAAAGATTCCAGCAAGTTTTAAATCTGGTAGGTTCGATGAATGGTCTAAGGCAAGACATATCAAACCGTTGAAGGCCGGTGTTAGAGAAGATAGTATTCCAACTAATCTTTTGGCAGACGTTACGGGCCCCTCCGATGGGAGTAGAACCTTTGGAGGAAGGTTCAAGCACAAACAAAACAAAGCTCCAAGGTTACCTGATAAACACAGAGATGATTATGAATcacaaaagaagaaagttCAGAATGCATTAGAAAGAGGGGTCCAAGTTAAGGgttataataatagaaataGTGTCAAATCTGAATTGAAGACCGTTGCACAAATTAGAAAGGAAAGAATGGTAAACGAAAATaagcaaaagaaaaatgcCCGTCCTtctaaaaaaagaaaatactAA
- the MET22 gene encoding 3'(2'),5'-bisphosphate nucleotidase (similar to Saccharomyces cerevisiae MET22 (YOL064C); ancestral locus Anc_3.157), which yields MAFEKELLVATQAVRKASLLTKRIQGRVIAHKDSSTLIKSDSSPVTIGDYAAQTVIINAIKSNFPDDKILGEESAAGLKDEFLSEILKEIKENDTIFDESYSTDFKFRSDEYPLKTIDDVRNVINLGDYKGGRQGRFWCLDPIDGTKGFLRGEQFAVCLGLIVDGTTQVGVLGCPNLSLKEYGGEKDIEGYEKFGYIFRAVRGQGAFYQPNASDPTDNSHWTTCHVRQLQDAQQMISLEGVEKAHSSHSEQSEIKREQGITKTLHLDSQAKYCLLALGLGDVYLRLPIKLSFQEKIYDHAAGNVIVHEAGGIHTDAMENVPLDFGNGLTLSTKGVIASSGPQRLHDAVVSTSESVITSRASK from the coding sequence ATGGCCTtcgaaaaagaattattagtAGCTACTCAAGCTGTTCGTAAAGCATCTTTGTTGACTAAACGTATCCAAGGAAGAGTTATTGCTCACAAGGATTCCAGTACGCTTATTAAGAGTGACAGTTCTCCAGTAACAATTGGAGACTATGCAGCACAGACAGTGATTATTAATGCTATCAAATCTAATTTCCCCGATGATAAGATCTTAGGTGAGGAAAGTGCTGCTGGGTTGAAAGATGAGTTTTTGTCtgaaattttgaaagagATAAAGGAAAATGATacaatttttgatgaatCGTATAGTACTGATTTCAAATTCCGTAGTGATGAGTACCCATTAAAGACGATTGACGATGTGAgaaatgttattaatttagGGGACTATAAAGGTGGACGTCAAGGCAGATTCTGGTGTTTGGATCCAATCGATGGCACTAAGGGGTTCCTTAGAGGTGAACAATTTGCCGTTTGTCTGGGACTTATTGTTGATGGTACTACTCAAGTAGGTGTTCTTGGGTGTCCTAACTTGTCATTGAAAGAATATGGCGGAGAGAAGGATATCGAGGGCTACGAGAAGTTCGGATATATCTTCCGTGCAGTCAGGGGCCAAGGTGCATTCTACCAACCAAATGCGTCAGATCCAACCGACAACAGCCATTGGACTACATGCCATGTCAGACAACTGCAAGACGCACAACAGATGATCTCACTTGAAGGTGTTGAGAAGGCTCACTCATCGCATAGCGAACAATCGGAAATCAAGAGAGAACAAGGAATCACCAAAACATTACATCTTGACTCTCAAGCAAAATACTGCCTATTGGCACTTGGTCTTGGTGATGTTTACTTAAGGTTACCAATCAAACTATCGTTCCAAGAAAAGATATACGACCACGCCGCAGGTAACGTGATAGTACACGAAGCTGGTGGAATTCATACAGATGCTATGGAGAATGTTCCATTAGACTTTGGCAACGGCTTGACTTTATCAACTAAAGGTGTCATTGCCTCCAGTGGACCTCAACGTTTGCACGACGCTGTCGTCTCCACGTCTGAATCCGTGATCACCTCTAGAGCCAGTAAATAA
- the GPR1 gene encoding Gpr1p (similar to Saccharomyces cerevisiae GPR1 (YDL035C); ancestral locus Anc_3.156), producing the protein MIPIKSQSSWTAEILNLVKRKNIKTRLKNTTTLNVALGLPGMFQAFTLQTQKKLHTVAITSSTFSVLCGCCSFYLLYNYDKRDKVFRHELITLLTVCDFIKTLILMIYPTVLKCDRNQMGNQKLYNTLGFLTAFAIEGADLAILVFAIHFALLIFKPDMKWENKKTKNIDGGLFKCRYYVWPIVIILPFVFASLAFIDYSMVNFKFEKTYTELIIDDNDLNFEFQARTGGYKPLSTMCYFPPSPIWYKLALSWGLRYFLVLFILITYACIYISVSRQTSLLNRTMKELGYSPKQEKDDPLKKSNIFKRILKSFFQLIAHVFLPIIERDESDSDESADNLLLFSMSNVHDNENSNNNNYTNSNNVTENGNVQAGLHFQESNKHMESSTTENNTKSNTDMLHNIFSKRNRSGNLGILNHEKSEVDNLQQGLRRETYLAMYHRRNNTRSNLRSIFIYPFSYICLWAFPIAIDITQYRYEIDHGPIIWLAYIGAFVYPLSSFVDLLVISYREKPWKHSWRQVEKKSLMDTYRYESQIGEDEIIKLCNSPLGKLGWYYYSLPSEEVGLFSSIFSMRKSENGKRMKETPSTDSGISTPGSFSSGSKYSHHSFNHSSNTMKYNNLSSSLPEISLYWRLIHTLPMLQGVNLYEFNEELKSINGISDIIRTKTENDTCTTVKIISNVTKNNSTVAHNNLHTLTENNELKKASSERHEVAYNIDFSNITLNNTNFSDVVNTTSTKNYPTTTQQKNDGKVTLIEFLRG; encoded by the coding sequence ATGATTCCGATCAAATCTCAGTCCTCATGGACTGCTGAGATTTTGAATCTGGTGAAGAGGAAGAATATTAAAACTAGGTTGAAGAATACAACAACGTTGAATGTTGCATTGGGACTACCAGGAATGTTCCAAGCATTCACATTACAAACACAAAAGAAATTACATACTGTGGCAATCACTTCTTCAACTTTCTCCGTACTATGTGGTTGTTGTTCcttttatttgttataCAATTATGATAAACGAGATAAAGTGTTTAGACATGAACTAATTACTCTGCTGACGGTTTGCGATTTTATAAAGACGcttattttaatgatatacCCAACCGTACTGAAATGTGATAGAAACCAAATGGgtaatcaaaaattatataatacattGGGATTTTTAACTGCATTCGCTATAGAGGGTGCTGATTTAGCTATACTTGTATTTGCTATTCATTTtgcattattaatttttaagCCTGATATGAAATGGGAGAATAAGAAGACAAAAAATATCGATGGGGGCCTTTTCAAATGTAGGTATTACGTATGGCCAATTGTCATTATATTGCCCTTCGTATTTGCATCATTAGCGTTTATAGATTACTCTATGGTGAATTTCAAATTCGAAAAGACATATACAGAGCTAATTATAGATGATAACGATTTAAATTTCGAATTTCAAGCAAGGACAGGAGGTTATAAACCTTTATCTACAATGTGTTATTTTCCTCCTTCCCCAATATGGTACAAGCTGGCCTTGAGTTGGGGATTAAGATATTTTCTTGTCCTATTCATCCTAATCACATACGCCTGCATTTACATAAGTGTCTCAAGACAAACTTCATTATTGAATAGGACAATGAAAGAATTAGGTTATTCACcaaaacaagaaaaagatgatCCACTTAAGAaatctaatatatttaaaagaatattgaaaagCTTTTTCCAATTAATTGCACATGTCTTTCTTCCAATTATTGAAAGAGATGAATCAGACTCAGATGAAAGTGCGGAtaatttgttattattttcgaTGTCTAATGTGCATGATAATGAGAACagcaataataataattatactaatagtaataatgtTACTGAAAATGGAAATGTTCAAGCTGGCTTGCATTTTCAAGAATCTAACAAACATATGGAATCTTCAACTACTGAAAACAACACAAAATCAAATACTGATATGTTacacaatatattttcaaaaagaaatagaagTGGGAATTTAGGCATCCTCAATCATGAAAAATCAGAAGTTGATAATTTACAACAAGGTTTAAGGAGGGAAACATACTTAGCAATGTATCATCGTAGAAATAACACGAGGAGTAATTTAAGATCGATCTTCATATATCCATTTTCGTATATTTGTTTATGGGCTTTCCCAATTGCAATTGATATTACTCAATATAGATACGAAATAGATCATGGTCCAATTATTTGGCTTGCATATATAGGTGCTTTTGTGTACCCTTTAAGTTCATTTGTCGATCTTTTGGTTATTTCATATAGAGAGAAACCTTGGAAACATTCTTGGAGGCAGGTAGAAAAGAAATCTTTAATGGATACCTATAGATACGAGAGTCAAATTGGAGAGGatgaaatcattaaattatgCAATTCTCCTTTAGGCAAGTTAGGTTGGTACTATTATTCCTTGCCCTCTGAAGAAGTCGGATTGTTCTCCAGTATATTCTCTATGAGGAAATCAGAAAATGGTAAAAGAATGAAGGAAACACCATCTACAGACAGTGGAATTTCGACACCAGGTAGTTTCTCTAGTGGATCCAAATATTCTCATCATTCCTTTAATCATTCTTCGAACACTATGAAGTATAATAATTTGTCTTCCTCATTACCCGAGATTTCCTTATACTGGCGCTTAATCCACACCTTACCAATGTTACAAGGTGTGAATCTGTACGAATTTAATGAAGAgctaaaatcaattaatggAATAAGTGATATAATTAGAACTAAAACTGAGAACGATACTTGCACAACAgtgaaaataatttcaaatgtAACCAAGAACAATTCAACAGTTGCTCACAATAATCTCCACACTTTAACAGAAAAcaatgaattaaaaaaggCAAGTAGTGAAAGGCATGAGGTGGCATacaatattgatttttcaaacattacgttaaataatacaaaCTTTTCAGATGTCGTAAATACCACTTCGACTAAAAATTATCCAACTACCACACAGCAAAAAAATGATGGTAAAGTAACTCTAATCGAATTTTTAAGAGGTTAA
- the TPHA0M00360 gene encoding uncharacterized protein (similar to Saccharomyces cerevisiae PUS9 (YDL036C) and RIB2 (YOL066C); ancestral locus Anc_3.154), protein MLTRFQRQLVTIKHYNLMTIKREMSSSNNEIDEGNSNTDSQSTSELSEFETYLLHDKARARQEKLFKQINQNKRAKRDNSKITQTELRDKAGFKLKVANTNSNRNKQEDPEFEVRIEGPLRKITPYLFTYKTFCKLRWRDRKLIDVFVNEFRDREESYYIKTIAAGKVFLNNEPANLDSVIRNGDYITHQIHRHEPPITSRPIKTVFENDDILAIDKPSGIAVHPTGRFRFNTITKILRKKLGYSVHPCNRLDRLTSGLMFLAKTPKGADEMGDQLKAREVTKEYIARVVGEFPIEETVVELPLRSIDPRVSLNAVCKGNDENAKHAKTIFSRISYDGKTSVVKCKPLTGRTHQIRVHLQYLGHPIANDPIYSNPSIWGPLLGKGGVEDYKEIADKLDEIGKTKVAESWFFSDAEGEKLLPDQKCEVCETTLYSDPGPNDLDLWLHAYRYESTELNEYGEKKWSYRTDFPDWAVEPNVKYMKMALEEARKCGPTRTAFNVGAVLVNGTTILSTGYSRELPGNTHAEQCALEKYFEKNNTKVVPEGTSIFTTVEPCSLRLSGNEACLERIINQNGNIRTVFVGTMEPNIFVKNNKSLTNLTKNNIEYVKIPGFEEDCLQVATIGHEN, encoded by the coding sequence ATGCTGACGAGATTTCAACGACAACTTGTGACCATCAaacattataatttaatgacCATCAAAAGAGAGATGTCCAGTAGTAATAACGAAATTGATGAGGGCAACAGTAATACTGACTCCCAAAGCACGTCTGAGTTATCTGAATTTGAGACATATCTATTACATGATAAAGCAAGAGCTAgacaagaaaaattattcaaacaAATTAATCAGAATAAAAGAGCTAAAAGAGACAATTCTAAAATAACCCAAACAGAATTGCGTGATAAGGCTGGATTTAAGTTAAAAGTGGCTAATACAAATTCCAATAGGAATAAACAAGAGGATCCAGAGTTTGAGGTTAGAATTGAAGGACCGTTGAGGAAAATTACCCCATACTTATTTACGTATAAAACATTTTGTAAATTGAGATGGAGAGATCgtaaattaattgatgtGTTTGTTAACGAATTTAGAGATAGAGAAGAAAGTTACTACATCAAAACAATTGCTGCAGGTAAAGTATTTTTAAACAATGAACCAGCAAATTTAGATAGTGTTATTCGAAATGGTGATTATATCACACATCAGATCCATCGTCATGAACCACCAATAACCAGTAGGCCAATAAAAACCGTATTTGagaatgatgatattttggCTATTGATAAACCAAGTGGAATTGCTGTTCACCCTACAGGTAGATTTAGATTTAATACTATAACAAAAATcttaagaaaaaaattaggATATTCAGTTCATCCATGTAATAGATTAGATAGATTAACAAGTGGCTTAATGTTTTTAGCAAAGACTCCGAAGGGAGCTGATGAAATGGGAGATCAACTAAAGGCTAGAGAAGTTACAAAAGAGTATATTGCTCGTGTTGTTGGGGAATTTCCAATTGAAGAAACTGTTGTAGAGCTACCGCTAAGATCAATCGATCCAAGAGTATCATTAAATGCTGTTTGTAAAGGTAATGACGAAAATGCAAAACATGCTAAAACTATTTTTAGTAGAATTAGTTATGACGGAAAAACTAGTGTCGTAAAATGTAAGCCATTAACTGGTAGAACTCATCAGATAAGAGTTCACTTGCAATATCTTGGCCATCCAATTGCAAATGACCCTATATATTCTAATCCATCAATTTGGGGCCCATTATTAGGAAAAGGAGGTGTGGAGGATTATAAAGAAATAGCAGACAAATTAGATGAAATTGGTAAAACTAAAGTGGCTGAGAGTTGGTTTTTCTCTGATGCAGAAGGTGAAAAATTACTTCCAGATCAAAAATGCGAAGTTTGTGAAACCACCCTTTACAGTGATCCCGGTCCAAATGATTTAGACTTATGGTTACATGCATACAGATATGAATCCACTGAGTTAAATGAATATGGTGAAAAGAAATGGAGCTACCGTACTGATTTCCCTGACTGGGCAGTTGAACCAAATGTTAAGTATATGAAAATGGCATTAGAAGAAGCCAGAAAATGTGGACCAACAAGGACAGCATTCAATGTAGGTGCAGTACTTGTAAACGGTACTACAATATTGTCAACTGGTTATTCAAGAGAATTACCAGGAAACACACATGCTGAACAATGTGCtcttgaaaaatattttgaaaagaataataCCAAGGTCGTGCCGGAAGGAACTTCCATTTTCACTACAGTGGAACCATGCTCCTTACGATTAAGTGGCAATGAAGCATGTTTAGAAAGGATAATTAATCAAAACGGTAACATTAGAACAGTTTTTGTAGGAACTATGGAACCAAACATATTTgttaaaaacaataaaagtTTAACTAACCtaactaaaaataatattgaatatgtCAAAATTCCAGGATTCGAAGAGGACTGCTTACAAGTGGCAACAATTGGCCATGAAAATTGA